CCTTCACAATCTCAGGCTTATTTTTAGTATCTAAGCGTCGTTTGGCGATCGCTCCCTGTTTCATAAGATCTTTAACAGGAAGACGATCTAGCCAAGAAACCCAAGACTGTAAACGTTCTCTTTCTTCAATCTGTACCAATTGAGCGCGATATTGAGCCTCTCGCCGCAGCCAAAACTCTGGCGAACTGCCAATTACCCTTGATAACTTTTGGGCAGATTCCTCAGTAATGGGAACCTTGGCATTAATTAATAAACTAACGTGTTTTTCGGTATAGCCCAGACGCTCAGCCAGTTGTGATTGCGTCCAGTCCCGTTCTTCGATCGCATCAATAATGGTATCTCCCGGTGGTGATACCCATTCTGGAGTAAAGGAAAAATCTTGTTCAGTCATGGTAATCTCCAATAAATACAATGCAGACTTCAGTTACTTTTGCCCAGTCAATACTGCCATCTTCTTTGTATGGAGTTGGAATATTACTTGGTTCAAATACAAGCCGTTCAGCACCTTCAAGAGATACAGCAAACTGACCTAAGCGATCGCCTTTTAAAGGATGAGGCTTTCCATAAACTAGATCTTGCACCGATTCGGCTGCCATGAGGTCAGCTAATCGGGCGCGTAGTTTTTTGGAACTTGACTTTGATTCGCAAAACTTACGCAGTTTTACGTTTTTAAAAGTAACCTTCATGCTTATATATTTTAACTTTATTTTACCAAATTGGTAAAGATTTAATTCTAGCTCAAAGATGCAACTATAGATTTATCGGTTTAAAATTACCTAATATTTAGATTTGATGATCGCGTTATACTGATAGCTAACTAAAATTCAAAATGACCAATTACTTTGCTTAAAGCTGACTGAGTAGGACTTGAGGAGAGCAAACAATTGTCAGAAGGCGCTCGCCTACGTTCTCTAATATCTAGCAAAAAACAAGAATTTGAAAAAAATCTCTCTGTCTAGCATTAATTTATCCTCCATGAGATTACATATAATTGACTCAACCCCAATAATTAGGATTCAATGCAAACGATTAACGAACAATACATTGTTAATGCTCAAGGTCAAAGCCTGAGCATAGTTTTATATCAAAAGCTGCTTGCTCGTCTAGAAGAACTAGAACCTTTGACCTAGCCAAAGAATCGCAGGATGAAGCTATCCCATTCTCCCAAGCGATCGCTAAAATTAACCATTCAAGAAATAGAACGCTATCAACTAACTCACAACAAAGATAGTTGCCTCACCAATAAGCCTAACGACTGATCAGACAACCAACACTACATCATCGCTCTCGTCAAGTGTATCGCGCGAGTAAGTGTCCAGTCAGTTAAAATCGTGAATAGCTTGCCAGCATTGCAATAAAAATAGCCCCAATCTCACACAATGCAAAATTTATTTGAGGTAAACCATTATGTTGCAACTAGAAATTAAATCTGATTCACCTGATCTCGAAATCGTCCAAAATTTAATCAGAGCAGCAATTGATGCAGAAATCAAAAACTTACAGCGATCGCTAGATAAAACTAATAAATTCTTGCAAGAATTTGAAAATAAATATCAAATCTCATCCGACCTTTTTCTCAGCGATTGGACTGCTGAAGACCTCAAAGGCGGCGATGAAGAATATGTGAGTTGGGCAGGTGAAATCAAAATCAAGAAGAGACTAACTAATTCTCTGCAAAAGTTACAGGCGATCGAATATGTTACTCAACAACTATCAAGCTAATATCATCGCCACCATTCAAAAATATGTGAATGATGGATGGATTCGATCCTTTACCTTTTCTGTTGATCCTAGATCCGATTATGTTGGATTTATTCAAGGAAGTTTAGAATTTTTGCAAGGTTCATGTCTATTTTTTAGAGAATATGTTGACTTACAAGAATCCACTGAAAAACTTTCATATTCGTTCCATTACCAAGCCCCTGATAACAACTTGATATTTCGTTATGACAATGCAAATCATAAGCCAAAACTAGACTATACAGATCATAAACATATCAAAGATAAAATCATTCCCTCCGAAATTCCAGATATTGAACAAGTGATCCTAGAAATTATTACCAATTATTTAAATTAACGTCAGTTCGACGAAAGCGAAAAATGGTAAGAATCGCTAAGCGATTCTTACCATTTTTCGCCATTTGCGGCGTGCAAAGCACGCCGCAAATGGCTATATCGAACTCACGTTAAATTAAATCCCTTATAGAATGCGATCGCATCACCCACGAAAAAGATAGCGGTAATACCAATAATCCAAAAGCCTGATCAGAAGATCCGCGATACATCCTTGACCTCGTAAAGTGCGATCGCGCTAGTAAATATAGAGATTTCACAACAAAAAAGCCCCTCCTTGCGGAGAGGCTTTTTTATTTCGAGATGACTAGACTAGTCGATTAACCGTTGATAGCAGGAGCAGCCATTGCTACTGGTGCTACATCAACAGCAGCCAAATCGAGAGGGAAGTTGTGAGCGTTGCGCTCGTGCATTACTTCCATACCCAAGTTAGCGCGGTTGATTACGTCTGCCCAGCTAGGTACTACTCGTCCTTGGCTGTCAGAAATCGATTGGTTGAAGTTGAATCCGTTCAAGTTGAAAGCCATTGTGCTTACGCCCAATGCGGTGAACCAGATGCCAACTACTGGCCATAGAGCCAAGAAGAAGTGCAAGGAACGGCTATTGTTGAAGGAAGCGTATTGGAAAATCAAGCGACCGAAGTAGCCGTGGGCTGCAACGATGTTGTAGGTTTCTTCTTCTTGTCCGAACTTGTAACCAGCGTTTTGGCTTTCGTTTTCGGTTGTTTCACGAATCAAGCTGGAGGTTACGAGTGAACCGTGCATGGCACTGAACAATGAACCACCGAACACACCTGCTACTCCTAACATGTGGAAAGGATGCATCAAGATGTTGTGCTCTGCTTGGAATACGATCATGAAGTTGAAAGTACCAGAGATACCCAAAGGCATACCGTCAGAGAATGATCCTTGTCCGATTGGGTAGATCAAGAATACTGCGGTTGCTGCTGCTACGGGCGCAGAGTATGCTACTGCGATCCAAGGACGCATACCGAGGCGGTAAGACAATTCCCATTCACGTCCCATGTAGCAGAAAATGCCGAGTAGGAAGTGGAATACTACCAATTGGTAAGGACCACCGTTGTATAGCCATTCGTCGAGGCTGTCTGCTTCCCAAATGGGGTAAAAGTGCAGGCCAATCGCGTTTGAAGAGGGTACGACTGCGCCAGAAATCATGTTGTTTCCGAATAGCAAGCTGCCTGCTACTGGTTCGCGGATTCCGTCGATATCGACTGGAGGTGCGCCAACGAAGGCGATGATGAAGCAAATGGTGGCGGAGAGTAAGCAAGGGATCATGATTACGCCGAACCAGCCTACATAGAGGCGGTTGTCGGTGCTGGTGATCCAATTGCAAAACTGATCCCAGATGGAAGCGCTTTCGCGTCTTTGTACTGCTGTGGTCATTGTTTTATGATTGCGTTTGAAATTATGAATTATGTATGTGGCTTTCGCCAATGAATAAACATTATCTTCTTTATTGAGTTTTGTAAAGTGTTTAGAACCCGAATCTATCTGTAGAGATATCCAAACAGATAACAATTCAAATATCAAAACCAAAAATATGAGTAGCGGCGCTTCGCGCCGCTACTCATATTTTTGGTTTTATGTTCTAAGCAAAACTTACGTTGCTATCAAAAAGGAGCAGCTATTTTTAGTTTTCAAAACCCTTACTGGTTTTGCCAATCTGAAATATGAGATGAGGCGCGAAGCGCCTCATCTCATATTTCTTAAATCCACCCATTGACCATTGCTAGATGTAACGCCTGAAACCGAGTTCTTGCCTTCAGTTTAGACAAAATGTTATTGATGTGAAACTTAACTGTACTTTCGCTGATTACTAATTGCTGAGCAATATCCCGATCGCGTAAACCTTGTGTTAATAACTGCATCATCTCCAATTCGCGCTCAGACAGGGGATTTGACTCTTTAGCAAATGGGATCACGATCGCAATTTGTAACTCAGTTGCATGGATATTGATCGCACCGCCCAAGCTAGAAACAATCAAAAACAACTCTCCAAACAACGATCGCAGCCAAGTGTGAGGATCAGCAATTTTAGTTTTAGTCTTCGCCACGATCGCCTCTAGCGATATCGATATATCAGAGTAAATTAAGCGACAATAAGCACCCCCAATTTGATTAAGAATTTCGGCAGCCCGTAAAAACACATAATCAGTAGTTAGACTCAGCATTCGTTCTGTCCCCACCAGAGTTAAACGATTGGAGTTCAAAATGTGGGCTAGGCGATCGGATAACGAAGCTTGCTCGGTAACTGGAGGCTGGCTCATACTTTGCCAAGCTTGCTTTTCCTGTTGATGCTTGAACGCGCTATCAATAGCGATCGCAGCGATCGTGCAGAGCATCCGTAAAAATTCTAGAAATTCGGGCGGCATTGCCTGATGACTAAAAGCTGCTAAAACCCCGACCACCCTGCCTTTGATTTCCAATGGATAGCCAGCAAAACCACGAATATTATTAGTAATTGCCCAGTCGCGATCGCCCACCCAAGGTTCATCTGCTAAGTGATTACTTAAAAAAGAAACGCGATTTTGGGCAATTTTCCCTACCTTATACGCCCCCATCTGCACTCTCGCAAATCTGCCATCAATGCGCGTATACATGCCTGAAGAAGCCACCAGCTTCAGATAAGTCCGTTCTGGCTCTAATAGCCACACCCTCGCAAAAGCACAATCAAACTGCTCAACGATGCCATCAGTCACTCGATGCGCGATCGCCTCTGGCTCTAGACATCCAGAGAAAGTTTCGGCAATTTCTGTTCCTCGATGCAAATCAAATAAAAGCTTGGTCGGATCGAGTACCTCAGTCATCAAACCTAACCCACAAAGATCACAGAAAGTTTTCGCATGTTCACGATCAGTAATTCTCATTATCAAAATCATTTTTTGAAAGCGCGACGTTGGCGTGCTTTCAAAAAATGATTTTGGTGTTTCCATCGCCTTCGGCGCTAGAAACACCAAAATCGGTTTCATAATGAGAACTGCTGGTTCACGATAAAACTTGATACATCAATTGAGCCGCAGATCTATATTTAGCTATGTATATGAAGCTACGAAAGCTACATAAAAAAGAGATGTGCAAAGCACATCTCTTTTTTTTAATTAGGAGTAGGAGTTGGCGAACTTTCAGGACTTGATGTAGTTTCAGGGCTTGATGTAGGCTCAGGACTTGGCGAAGAACTTTCAGGGCTTGGTGAACTTGTGGGAGTAGCCACTGGTGTGGGCGGAGTTGCCCCGTTGGGCAATGGTTTAGTTTCCACAGGGACTGTCTGAGCAGGTTTTGGTTGAGGTTTGGGGGTGGGGATAAAATACAAAACCGTTGCCGCGATCGCTAAACTGACCACACCAGCGATCGCTGATACGGCTTGACTATTTAACTGAGCCTGCGATCGATAGTCAGAAATCTGCGTCACCAGTTTCAAGTCTGGCAAAGTTGTTGGATCGCAACATAGACGATCTAGGCTTTCCATCAGGTCAAAAAGCTGAATCGTATTCAGTTTGATTTGTAGCTGCTTGGGATTGTGAGCATCAGCCTCATTTAGCAATACCGAAAGTAAATGCAGATGCTTCCCTTCTGGTTCGAGACGCACCTGCTTTTCAGGAATTGCCACCAAAGTATTACTTTTTAAAGCCTGAGCATAGGCTCCTACTACTTTTACTAAAGCATTGAGTAGTTCTAGACCACCCACAATTGGCTCGGTGTGATGGCTAAAGCGGCAACTAAAGCTGGTCAAAATTGACATCACATCACCACCCGTGATGATCCCATCAACCAGCAAAGTACAACTTGGCAAACTATAGCTGCGTTGAATCATTAGGCGATCGCTCCATCAAACAGACTATTCCACAGGCGAAACTCACCTGCTGTACCACTACACAACAATAATCGCGTCAGCAATTGCAACGCCAATTCGCGAATTTCTTCTTTTTTTAGTGGCGAAGGCGATCGCATCCGACCGATATATAAAGATGTAAAACGATCAATATAACTTTCTAAGAAACCTTGATTTTGCTGTAAACCTAATGCCTCGATCTTGCCCTCAATCATCTGTTGATGGGTACTTAGCAGTAAGCGCAAACCAGTATCTAACTGCTTAGCGATCGTACAGACTATTTTTACCAAAGCCTTTAACTCATCCCAACTTAAACTAGCCCGCTGATAGTTGCGGCGAAGCGGATTAGTATTACGCAGTCGCCAAAAAGCGACACGACTAGGAATCGTCTTTTGTAAGCCTAACTGCTCAATTAAGACCAGCATTACTTCAACTGCTTCTAAATCCAGCGCCTCGATCGCTAGAAGCAGGTGATCAATATCCATACGGACGCTACGGGGACAACCCCTAACAAAGTCCTTAGGAACGTGTAAATCGAGGTTTACAGGAGCAGAAATATTTAACTGCATAATTCGCAGTGAAGTTGAACCTAATAGAGTTTACCCAATTGGCAGTTTACCCAGTTGAGAGGCGTTCAGCTACAAGCAATTTATCTAAGATCAACAAAGCCCGTAGCTGAGTGCTTCAACCTTAAGCTTGGCGTGAGTAGTACTCAATAACCAGCAGTTCGTTCACTTGCAATGCTACCCATTCGCGTTCGACAACGCCATTGACCTTACCAGTCATCTTCGCCTTATCAAATTCTAAATGGCTAGGAATGTTGGAAAGCCCTGGGAATTCGAGGTTACGCTCGACAATTTTACGGGATTTTTCGTTATCTTTAACGCTAATAACTTCGCCTGGGCGCACACCATAACTAGGAATAGTTACGCTCTTACCGTTGATGGTGATATGTCCATGATTTACCAGTTGACGCGCAGCAGGAATCGTCGGTGCAAATCCCATACGGAAAACGGTATTGTCTAGACGCATTTCTAGCAATTGTAGTAATACTAAGCCTGTAGAACCCTTAACTCGTCTGGCTCGACGCACATAGCGCAGCATTTGAGTTTCAGTTAGACCATAGTTAAAGCGTAGTTTTTGCTTTTCTTCGAGACGCACGGCATATTCAGAGCGCTTTTTGCGGTCTTGACCATGCATTCCAGGTGGATAAGCGTGCTTAGGTTGTTTGCGACTTAGACCGGGAAGCTCTCCGAGTCTTCTGACGATTCTGAGGCGCGGACCTCTATAACGGGACATAGCTCCTTCCTTATTACTGTTGAAAACTTGACAGCCTATCTAGTATATGGCAATTTTGCCAAAAAAACTGACAAAGTTATTAAGGCGTTGAATTAAAAAATTTTCCCTAGTTTGTGGCTAATGTAGCAATCCTAGAGAGGCACTCTCTAGGATTGCTAATAGGATTGCTACACTCAGAGCTGCTAGTTTGACTATTAGTTAACCTAACTATAGCGCTCCTAAATGAGTTGTAAGATTTTGAGGGTTGTGAGAGTGCGCCCCGAAGGGGCGCACTCTCACAACCTATTTAGGATTGCTATATTAATTACCCTGAGTATTAAATTTCATGAATTTAAAATGATCGCTCTTCAATCTCATCAAATAGCGATCGCTTCAACTAAATTCCAACAGAGATCGTATCCATACCCAAACAAGATTTGATTGCAAACAATAAACTTTTGTGAGCCTCAATATTTATCCTTCTCTTAACCAAAATTGTATTGTTCTCTTAACCCAAGCTTATAGAGCTTTCCTGTAGGCTAATTAAGGAAAAAATAGAGTTCAAAGAAAATACATATGTTTTAAGTGTCAGTAAATAGTTAGGTTCTAGGTGCTTACAAAATCTTAATTTTATCTCTGGTGAGATACTCCCCATTACCGCTTGATATTGCTACTGGGCAAGTATTTCATCGGCGATCATTAGAACATTTCTATTTCTGGGCTTGATCCTAAAAAAGCCATTAGTTACGAGAATTTAAGCATCTTCTCGGAAGTACTAAAACTAGTTAAAAAGAATTACTTGATAATTGCACCTGCAATTCTAAACGCTGGTGTCAAGTAATTCTCATATTGTCGTGCTTTGCATTTTTTTAGATGCATTTTCTCTATAAGTATTTGTTTGATCATCATTCCCTCTTATTCCACAAGATCTATCAAGGCAACTAAAAATGGCAGCGATTAGCTTAACAACAGGAACAACTTACACTCAAAACTTTGATACTTTGGCAAGTGCTGGTACGAGTTCTACTTTGCCCAACGGCTGGGAAATTTTAGAAGTTGGAACTAGTGGAAATGTCAACGGACAGTATACAGCAGGTACTGGCTCTAGTAATTCAGGGGACACCTATAGCTTCGGAGCGTCTGGAAGTCCTGAAAGAGCATTAGGTGGATTGCAATCTGGCACTTTAAATCCTACGATTGGCGCAAGTTTTATCAACGATACTGGCTCTACGATTACGGCTCTCAATATTGGTTTTACAGGAGAGCAGTGGCGTTTAGGAGCATTAAATCGCTCTGATCGCCTCGATTTTCAATACAGCTTAGATGCGAGTTCTTTAACAACTGGAACTTGGACAGATGTGAATGCACTAGACTTTACTGCCCCAACCACCACAGGCACGGTTGGCGCACTCGATGGCAACGCCGTCGCAAACAGCACTGCGATCGCGAATTCAATCGCAGGCTTGTCAATTCCAGCAGGAGCGACAGTTTGGATTCGCTGGACAGATGTTAATGCTTCGGGTGCTGATGATGGGCTAGCGATCGATAATTTTTCGATTACCCCAATTACAGGTGCATCTCCTGCGGCTGACGTGACCATCGAATCGAGCTTTTTAAACAAGGTTGGTAGTGCCACTAGCACAACCGCCTCCGAGATTCCCGCTTTCGATCCCGCTAGCAAAAAACTTTATGTTGTTGCCAGTAGTAAGGTTGATATCTACTCCGTTAGCAACAATGGTGAGCTAGCTATTACTAGTGGTGATAATGGACTAGATCCAGGTTTTCCTATTCCCACTGGTACTGTGGTTGCTCCTAACAGCGTATCTATCCAAAACGGTTTAGTTGCTGTTGCATTCGATATTCGTGATACTGCGCCTCCAAACACTATTCGCAGGGGAAGGGTTAGCTTCTATAGAGCTTCTGATGATGCCTTTTTGGGCAGCGTAGAAATTGGCTTTTTGCCTGACATGCTAACCTTCACTCCTGACGGGACAAAGATATTGGTTGCCAATGAAGGCGAACCTAATGAAGACTACTCCGACGATCCCGAAGGCTCTGTCAGTGTCATTACAATTGACAGCCTAAATTTGGCTGGTGGCACGATCTCCACAACAGTGCAAGAGGCTGGTTTTACTAGCTTTAACTCTCAATTTGCTGAGCTTAAGGCGGCAGGAGTGAGGCTGATTGGACCTGTTGGCACAACTGTTGCTCAAGATGTTGAACCCGAATATATTGCAGTTTCAGCCGATGGCAAAACTGCTGCGATTACTCTACAAGAGAATAATGCGATCGCTTTCCTAGACATCGCTACAGCCACAATTACTGACATCAAGCCATTAGGTTTAAAGGATCATAGTTTGGCTGGTAATGGACTCGATGTCAGCGATCGCGATGTAGACGGTACATCAGGTGGCGGCGGCAAGATTAATATCCAAAACTGGCCTGTATTCGGGATGTATCAGCCTGATGCGATCGCTAGTTTTGTTTCTGGTGGCAATACCTTCTACATAATCGCCAATGAAGGCGATGCCCGTGTACGTCCGACTGCGGATGGCATCATTGCTGGACAGGATGAGGGCGATATCTACAACGAAGAAGTTCGTGTTGGAAGTGGCAGCTATGTACTAGCTCCAGATGTTTTCTCTAACGCGGCGGAACTCAAACTACCCCAAAACCTTGGTCGCCTCACCGTCAGCAATAAATCTGGCGATATTGATAACGATGGACAATTTGAGCAAATCCATGCTTTTGGTGGTCGTTCCTTTGCAATTTTGGACTCTAACGGCAATATCGTATTTGACAGTGGCGATCAATTTGAGCAGATTATCGCAAAGGTCGCACCTGCAACATTTAACGGCGATCCTAATTCTTCAGGCAACTTGCAATTGGATAGTCGTAGTGACAATAAGGGGCCAGAACCCGAAGGCGTAACCACTGGTGTGATTAATGGGCGCACCTATGCCTTTATCGGGCTAGAGCGAGTTGGTGATGTGATTGTTTATGAAGTAACCAACCCAACCGCACCAACATTTGTCCAGTACATCAACACTCCTGAAGATCGGCGCGTTGAGGGATTGATATTCGTGTCGGCAACTGACAGCCCGACTGGTAATCCCTTGTTGATTACGGCTGCTGAAGGTAGCAATACCGTGGCAGTGTTTAGCGTTAACGTAGGAACTCGGATTAGTGACATTCAAGGCAGCGGACATATATCGCCACTGGTTGGTCAAGTGGTTAGTGGTGTCGCCGGAATTGTCACCGCCGTGGACTCCAATGGTTTTTACCTCCAAGACCCCACCCCCGATGCAGATGAAGCTACTTCTGAAGGGATTTTCGTCTTCACCAGTAGCGCTCCCACGGTACAGGTGGGGGATTCCGTTAAAGTAAATGGAACCGTCAGTGAATTTACTCCCGGTGGAGCCAGTTCCGGAAACCTCTCAATTACCCAAATTAGTGGTAGTCCTACCGTTACTATCCTCTCCAGTGGCAATCCTCTTCCTGCCGCAATCATTCTGGGCAATGGCGGGCGAGTCCCCCCCACTCAGGTGATTGAAGATGATGCCTTCGGTTCCTTTGACCCCAGCACAGATGGCATTGACTTCTACGAAGCCCTCGAAGGAATGCGCGTCACAATTCAGGATGCGGTGGCAGTGAGTCCCACCAATAGATTTGGGGAAATCTTTGCCCTAGCGAATCAAGGGGCAGGCGCAACGGGACTCAGCGATCGTGGCACGATCAATATTTCACCTACGGACTTTAACCCAGAGCGCATTCAAATTGATGATTCTAACGTGAGTCCAGGGGCGACTCCTTTAGTGAAGGTGGGCGATCGTTTAGGTGATGTAACTGGGGTGGTGAGCTACAACTTTGGCAACTACGAAGTGCAGTTTACCCAAGCCTTTACTCCCGTTTCGGGGGGATTGGAGCCAGAAACCACGACTCTGACGAAGAGCAGCAACAAACTCACTGTAGCCAGTTACAACGTCCTCAACTTAGACCCCAACGATGCCGACGGAGATGCGGATATTGCAAATGGTCGCTTTACGGCGATCGCCCAACAGATTGTGAATAATCTTGCCAGTCCCGACATTATTTCCCTACAAGAAGTTCAGGACAATAGCGGTTCTGCTAATAATGGCGTAACGGCGGCGGATGTGACGCTACAAACCCTGATCAATGCGATCGTTGCGGCAGGAGGCGAAACCTACGAGTTCATAGACAACACCTTCATTGCCAATAATGCTAGCGGCGGGCAGCCAGGCGGCAATATTCGCAATGCCTACCTTTACAATCCCAGTCGGGTTAGTTTGGTGGAAGGTTCCGTGGAAGCTATTACAGGCGATGCCTTTGTCGGTTCTCGTTTACCTTTAGTTGCCAGCTTTACCTTTAACGGCGAAACAGTCACTCTCGTTAACAACCACTTCTCTTCCAAAGGGGGCAGTAGTCCACTCTTTGGGGCTAATCAACCCTCTGTGGGAGATGAAGCTAATGGTAATGGTCAGGAAAATACCAATATTAACGGCTCCCTAGATGAGCGCCAAGCCCAAGCTAAAGCAGTCAAAGACTATGTAGACTCAATGATCGCTCTGGATGCCAATGCCAATGTGGTCGTTTTAGGAGACTTCAACGAGTTTGAATTTATCTCCCCCCTCAGTGAAATCCTCACGGGCGGCACGACTCCCGTTTTGACCAACCTCACCAACACCCTACCAGAAGACGAACGCTACAGCTTTATCTTTGAAGGTAACTCCCAATCTCTGGATCACATTTTGACAAGTAATGGGTTAGCGGCAAAGGCGGAGTTTGATGTGGTTCATGTCAATACAGAATTTCCCGACACGGCTGCTCGTGCCAGTGACCACGATCCTATTGTGGCAAGGTTTAATCTGACAACAGTTCCGAATGTACCAGCAAACTTTTCCATGCAAATCCTACATGGAGCCGACTTTGAGGCAGGTGTTAGTGACCTTAACAACATCCTAGGCTTCTCAGCAATCGTCAACAAGTTTAAAACAGCTACGGACTTGCCTGCAAACGTTGTCGCAAATACGCTAATTCTCTCGGCTGGTGACAACTATATCCCAGGTGCATTTTTCAATGCTTCTACCGATACAAGTCTAAATGGAGTTGGTGGACTGGGAACTAGCGGCGCACCAGTTTCTGGACGTGGTGACATTGGTATCCTCAATGCGATCGGTGTCCAAGCCTCCGCATTGGGTAATCACGAGTTTGACTTAGGGCTTAACCAAGTTGCTAGCATCATTCGGACTGGTAGTGGTAACCCAGGGACAGCATTCCCCTACCTCAGTTCTAATTTAGACTTTTCGCCAGAAACTGGCTCAGGCAGATCCTTTGCCGCCACCGATTTCTCTACTAACCCAGTTGCTGAAGCAAGCACGATCAAGGGCAAGATTGCAGAAAGTACCGTTATTACTGTTGCAGGTATTGACGGAATACTTGGAACAGCCGATGACCAAAAGATTGGTATCGTTGGTGCAACCACTCCTATTTTGCCAACAATCAGCTCCAGTGGCGCGACTATCGTTACTCCTGGCAATCCTAACGATTTTGCAGCTTTGGCAGCCGAGATTCAAAAGACTGTTGATCTGCTGACTGCTCAGGGCATCAATAAAATCGTTCTGCTGTCTCACTTCCAACAGTTTGCGATCGAAAGCGAAGAAATTGCTCCTCGTCTAAAAGATGTCGATATTTTGATCGGT
This genomic stretch from Pseudanabaena galeata CCNP1313 harbors:
- a CDS encoding type II toxin-antitoxin system RelE/ParE family toxin; this translates as MKVTFKNVKLRKFCESKSSSKKLRARLADLMAAESVQDLVYGKPHPLKGDRLGQFAVSLEGAERLVFEPSNIPTPYKEDGSIDWAKVTEVCIVFIGDYHD
- a CDS encoding toxin-antitoxin system TumE family protein, whose product is MLLNNYQANIIATIQKYVNDGWIRSFTFSVDPRSDYVGFIQGSLEFLQGSCLFFREYVDLQESTEKLSYSFHYQAPDNNLIFRYDNANHKPKLDYTDHKHIKDKIIPSEIPDIEQVILEIITNYLN
- the psbA gene encoding photosystem II q(b) protein, which gives rise to MTTAVQRRESASIWDQFCNWITSTDNRLYVGWFGVIMIPCLLSATICFIIAFVGAPPVDIDGIREPVAGSLLFGNNMISGAVVPSSNAIGLHFYPIWEADSLDEWLYNGGPYQLVVFHFLLGIFCYMGREWELSYRLGMRPWIAVAYSAPVAAATAVFLIYPIGQGSFSDGMPLGISGTFNFMIVFQAEHNILMHPFHMLGVAGVFGGSLFSAMHGSLVTSSLIRETTENESQNAGYKFGQEEETYNIVAAHGYFGRLIFQYASFNNSRSLHFFLALWPVVGIWFTALGVSTMAFNLNGFNFNQSISDSQGRVVPSWADVINRANLGMEVMHERNAHNFPLDLAAVDVAPVAMAAPAING
- a CDS encoding LuxR C-terminal-related transcriptional regulator, which gives rise to MRITDREHAKTFCDLCGLGLMTEVLDPTKLLFDLHRGTEIAETFSGCLEPEAIAHRVTDGIVEQFDCAFARVWLLEPERTYLKLVASSGMYTRIDGRFARVQMGAYKVGKIAQNRVSFLSNHLADEPWVGDRDWAITNNIRGFAGYPLEIKGRVVGVLAAFSHQAMPPEFLEFLRMLCTIAAIAIDSAFKHQQEKQAWQSMSQPPVTEQASLSDRLAHILNSNRLTLVGTERMLSLTTDYVFLRAAEILNQIGGAYCRLIYSDISISLEAIVAKTKTKIADPHTWLRSLFGELFLIVSSLGGAINIHATELQIAIVIPFAKESNPLSERELEMMQLLTQGLRDRDIAQQLVISESTVKFHINNILSKLKARTRFQALHLAMVNGWI
- a CDS encoding DUF4335 domain-containing protein; amino-acid sequence: MIQRSYSLPSCTLLVDGIITGGDVMSILTSFSCRFSHHTEPIVGGLELLNALVKVVGAYAQALKSNTLVAIPEKQVRLEPEGKHLHLLSVLLNEADAHNPKQLQIKLNTIQLFDLMESLDRLCCDPTTLPDLKLVTQISDYRSQAQLNSQAVSAIAGVVSLAIAATVLYFIPTPKPQPKPAQTVPVETKPLPNGATPPTPVATPTSSPSPESSSPSPEPTSSPETTSSPESSPTPTPN
- a CDS encoding DUF3038 domain-containing protein, producing the protein MQLNISAPVNLDLHVPKDFVRGCPRSVRMDIDHLLLAIEALDLEAVEVMLVLIEQLGLQKTIPSRVAFWRLRNTNPLRRNYQRASLSWDELKALVKIVCTIAKQLDTGLRLLLSTHQQMIEGKIEALGLQQNQGFLESYIDRFTSLYIGRMRSPSPLKKEEIRELALQLLTRLLLCSGTAGEFRLWNSLFDGAIA
- the rpsD gene encoding 30S ribosomal protein S4 — encoded protein: MSRYRGPRLRIVRRLGELPGLSRKQPKHAYPPGMHGQDRKKRSEYAVRLEEKQKLRFNYGLTETQMLRYVRRARRVKGSTGLVLLQLLEMRLDNTVFRMGFAPTIPAARQLVNHGHITINGKSVTIPSYGVRPGEVISVKDNEKSRKIVERNLEFPGLSNIPSHLEFDKAKMTGKVNGVVEREWVALQVNELLVIEYYSRQA